One genomic segment of Ignavibacteriota bacterium includes these proteins:
- the rlmN gene encoding 23S rRNA (adenine(2503)-C(2))-methyltransferase RlmN, producing the protein METQTKLIDIKNFNLSEIQQFTKDLGDSAFRGKQIFNWIYQNYVDDFDEMTNIPILLRNKLKEISNLTSLKLSQKKNSSSTNTIKYLFETIDGNKIESVIIPEKDRRTLCISTQVGCPLDCKFCATGLMGYTRNLTVGEILDQYLQTSKDIKPNEVTNIVFMGMGEPLLNYSATEKVLKILLQDLGNKIGRTRITVSTAGIPNKIRELADTGLRVKLALSLHSCFDEIRNQIMPINLKYNLQENIEALKYYAKQTKTKIMFEYTMLKGVNDRKEDLDSLKKLCSQLPSKVNIIPFNSIAHMVSGGFSSKLEPTPLDQVKEFAEKLMSKDIFVMLRNTQGDDIAAACGQLAIKEKRL; encoded by the coding sequence ATGGAAACACAAACAAAATTAATTGATATAAAAAATTTCAATCTTTCTGAAATTCAACAATTCACAAAAGATTTAGGCGATTCTGCTTTTAGAGGAAAACAAATTTTTAATTGGATTTATCAAAATTATGTTGATGATTTTGATGAGATGACAAATATTCCAATTTTATTAAGAAATAAATTGAAGGAAATTTCAAATTTAACCTCATTGAAATTATCGCAAAAGAAAAATTCTTCATCGACAAATACTATTAAATATTTATTTGAAACGATTGATGGAAATAAAATTGAATCTGTAATAATTCCGGAGAAAGACAGACGAACACTTTGTATTTCTACTCAAGTTGGCTGTCCACTTGATTGCAAATTTTGTGCAACGGGATTGATGGGTTATACACGAAATTTAACTGTCGGGGAAATTTTAGATCAATATTTGCAAACCTCAAAAGATATTAAACCAAATGAAGTAACAAATATTGTTTTTATGGGAATGGGCGAACCGCTTTTAAATTATTCTGCAACAGAAAAAGTTTTAAAAATATTACTTCAAGATTTAGGAAATAAAATTGGTAGAACACGAATTACAGTTTCTACAGCCGGAATCCCCAATAAAATTAGGGAGTTAGCAGATACTGGATTGAGAGTAAAACTTGCTTTATCGCTTCATTCTTGTTTTGATGAAATCAGAAATCAGATTATGCCGATAAATTTAAAGTACAATCTTCAAGAAAATATTGAAGCATTAAAGTATTATGCCAAGCAAACCAAAACAAAAATTATGTTTGAATATACAATGCTTAAAGGTGTAAATGATAGAAAAGAAGATTTGGATTCATTAAAAAAATTGTGCAGTCAGCTTCCTTCAAAAGTAAATATAATTCCTTTCAACAGTATTGCTCATATGGTTAGCGGAGGTTTTTCATCTAAGTTAGAACCAACTCCGTTAGACCAAGTTAAAGAATTTGCAGAAAAATTAATGAGCAAAGATATTTTTGTAATGCTAAGAAATACGCAAGGTGATGATATTGCAGCGGCTTGCGGACAATTAGCAATTAAAGAAAAACGATTATGA
- a CDS encoding ATP-binding protein, which yields MTQKKLLRLLESGESLTTEFKQRFSDYSKIAKEFISFANTKGGTILFGIEDNGSVYGVESEKSETELINETFQNYCEPKIDYEISYHNLENKEIVCVEIPESKNKPHRIQDYKTNLDLNSAQVYIRVNDKSLPASKEMIKILQSRSNEQILKNYSIGKNEKIVFEYLNESDFITAKQLSRIANISSRRASRTLINLVRADILAIHTKDDGEDQFSNLT from the coding sequence ATGACTCAAAAAAAATTGTTGAGGTTATTAGAATCCGGTGAATCCCTCACAACTGAGTTTAAACAAAGATTTTCTGATTATTCTAAAATTGCAAAAGAATTTATTTCATTTGCAAATACAAAAGGCGGAACAATTTTATTTGGAATTGAAGATAACGGCTCAGTGTATGGTGTTGAAAGTGAAAAAAGTGAAACCGAATTAATAAACGAAACTTTTCAAAATTATTGTGAACCAAAAATTGATTATGAAATAAGTTATCATAATTTGGAAAACAAAGAAATTGTCTGCGTAGAAATTCCGGAATCGAAAAATAAACCTCATAGAATTCAAGACTATAAAACAAATTTAGATTTAAATTCCGCGCAGGTTTATATTCGTGTAAATGATAAGAGTCTTCCTGCAAGTAAAGAAATGATAAAAATTTTACAAAGCCGGAGCAATGAACAAATATTAAAAAATTATTCAATCGGGAAAAATGAAAAAATTGTTTTTGAATATTTAAATGAAAGTGATTTTATTACTGCAAAACAATTAAGTAGAATTGCAAATATTTCATCCAGAAGAGCCTCAAGAACTTTAATAAATTTGGTTCGTGCAGATATTCTTGCCATTCACACAAAAGATGATGGAGAAGATCAATTTTCCAATCTTACTTAG
- a CDS encoding SPOR domain-containing protein: protein MKNFNKKNIVVLISLLFVTGCGFWSNFKTYFNTYYNANELFTEAETEAKALRKKMFNFEEEKISNNISKKFDEVIEKTSAIMQYNKDSDYFEDALLMTGKSFYYQQNYSRALRKFAELEIIPESELTLENSLWIGKTYLQLREFKKALTKLDEVKTKAIEEENQEIVEEVFKSKIGYFLYEKNYETATNEIIDFLKTDISDELRAEVLYELGSLYVLLENFQEAEKALILVEDYSPTPETEFKSRFELAKIQKDFGNTEKSLELLNELRDEGKFEDNLDKIDLEIGKINYEIGNVELALDSFTDVDTSFAKSEAGGIAGFYRAEIIENHFHNYDSSLILYKKTMSSTATQEFKDKAKSKTLVLEKYLAFRKEIAKLNKDFQYLTNEERFIKDSLDYVQQLRLDSAKISSEGEQNVRGASRNIKPASSKIIKPLRPKISVDSIHALNSKQYFELANLFFTELNFPDSAYIYYKLSLSEKEENPNQAQTYYAIGSYYLTINEKAKADSMFTLVFEKFPFNRLRNEAAKHINKPLYDFDKDPVEEEYTVAEDMYYKSDYKNALNNLFNIYKNHPNSIYASKSLYTIGYILENNLNMPDSAASIYDTLNTKYKTTDYAKSIQTKLNGHKQVKTGNSNNKKSNNIKVDSAKTNNEVLKNDIEKENKITETVNKIDDELETKILENEIDVINDSVKIINEKIENVKTAIEKRDSTILDNENNSVINSESSVFDLSKIPVVSRDIYKNENSYFIQLSSWKTEAIAESEVQKLRTKKYNAFSAEIFVVELNDTYFRVLVGPYSTFNEAKQIRLKINKY from the coding sequence ATGAAAAATTTCAATAAGAAAAATATTGTTGTATTAATTTCGCTATTATTTGTTACAGGCTGCGGATTTTGGAGTAATTTTAAAACTTATTTTAATACTTACTACAATGCCAATGAGCTTTTCACTGAAGCCGAAACTGAAGCAAAAGCATTACGAAAAAAAATGTTCAATTTTGAAGAGGAAAAAATTTCAAATAATATTAGTAAAAAGTTTGATGAAGTAATTGAGAAAACTTCTGCCATCATGCAGTATAATAAAGACTCGGATTATTTTGAAGATGCATTATTAATGACCGGCAAATCATTTTACTATCAGCAAAATTATTCAAGAGCATTAAGAAAATTTGCAGAATTAGAAATTATTCCGGAAAGTGAATTGACTTTAGAAAATAGTTTGTGGATAGGCAAAACATATCTCCAATTAAGAGAATTTAAAAAAGCGTTAACAAAACTTGATGAAGTTAAAACAAAAGCTATTGAGGAAGAAAATCAAGAAATAGTTGAGGAAGTTTTTAAATCTAAAATAGGTTACTTCTTATATGAAAAAAATTATGAAACAGCTACAAACGAAATAATTGATTTTTTAAAAACAGATATTTCTGATGAATTGCGAGCTGAAGTTTTATATGAACTTGGATCATTATATGTTCTGCTGGAAAATTTTCAAGAGGCAGAAAAAGCTTTAATTCTTGTTGAGGATTATTCGCCAACTCCCGAAACAGAATTTAAGAGTCGATTTGAATTAGCAAAAATTCAAAAAGATTTTGGTAATACTGAAAAAAGTTTGGAATTATTAAATGAATTGAGAGACGAAGGAAAATTTGAAGATAATTTAGATAAAATAGATTTGGAAATTGGAAAAATAAATTATGAAATTGGAAATGTGGAATTAGCTTTAGACAGTTTTACAGATGTTGATACAAGTTTTGCTAAATCAGAAGCCGGCGGAATTGCCGGTTTTTATAGAGCGGAAATAATTGAAAATCATTTTCATAATTATGATAGCTCACTTATTCTTTATAAAAAAACAATGAGTTCAACAGCAACTCAGGAATTTAAAGATAAAGCAAAAAGTAAAACATTAGTATTGGAAAAATATCTGGCCTTCAGAAAAGAAATTGCTAAACTCAATAAAGATTTTCAATACTTAACAAATGAAGAAAGGTTTATTAAAGATTCTCTTGATTATGTTCAACAGTTAAGGTTGGATTCTGCGAAAATTTCAAGTGAGGGTGAGCAGAATGTGAGAGGAGCAAGTAGAAATATCAAACCGGCTTCTTCTAAAATTATAAAACCGTTAAGACCAAAAATAAGTGTGGATTCAATTCATGCATTAAATAGTAAGCAATATTTTGAGTTGGCAAATTTATTCTTTACTGAGTTAAATTTTCCGGATTCTGCTTACATATATTATAAACTTTCACTTAGTGAAAAAGAAGAAAATCCAAACCAGGCCCAAACGTATTACGCTATAGGCAGTTATTATCTTACCATAAATGAAAAAGCAAAAGCTGATAGTATGTTTACGCTTGTGTTTGAAAAATTTCCATTTAATAGATTAAGAAATGAAGCAGCTAAGCATATTAATAAACCTCTTTATGATTTTGACAAAGATCCGGTTGAAGAAGAATATACTGTTGCAGAGGATATGTATTACAAATCGGATTATAAAAATGCGTTAAATAATTTATTTAATATTTATAAAAATCACCCAAATTCTATATATGCTTCAAAATCGCTTTATACAATTGGGTACATTTTAGAAAACAATTTGAATATGCCGGATTCTGCAGCTTCAATTTATGATACGTTAAATACAAAGTACAAAACAACAGATTATGCAAAATCAATTCAAACTAAATTGAACGGACATAAACAAGTTAAAACAGGAAATTCTAATAACAAAAAAAGCAATAATATAAAAGTTGATTCGGCAAAAACAAATAATGAAGTATTGAAAAATGATATTGAAAAGGAAAATAAAATTACTGAAACCGTTAATAAAATTGATGACGAACTTGAAACTAAAATATTGGAAAATGAAATTGACGTAATAAATGATAGTGTAAAAATTATAAATGAAAAAATTGAAAATGTAAAGACAGCAATAGAAAAAAGAGACAGCACAATATTAGATAATGAAAACAACTCTGTAATCAATAGTGAATCAAGCGTATTTGATTTGAGTAAAATTCCTGTGGTTAGCAGAGATATTTATAAAAATGAAAATTCATATTTTATTCAATTGTCATCTTGGAAAACTGAAGCTATTGCTGAGAGTGAAGTGCAAAAATTACGAACAAAAAAATATAATGCTTTTTCTGCTGAAATATTTGTCGTCGAATTAAATGACACTTATTTTCGTGTTTTAGTAGGCCCATACAGCACATTTAATGAAGCTAAACAAATCAGACTTAAAATCAATAAATATTAA
- a CDS encoding P-II family nitrogen regulator: MKKIEAIIRSHLLENVKESLFEEGINGLTITEIRGYGRQKGHKEIYRGSEYQIEFVPKLKLEIVVDDKIFEKVVNIIIEKAKTGKIGDGKIFISNVEDAIRIRTGESGSEAL, from the coding sequence ATGAAAAAAATTGAAGCGATTATTAGATCTCATTTACTTGAAAATGTTAAAGAATCTTTATTTGAAGAAGGCATAAACGGATTAACAATTACAGAAATTAGAGGTTACGGTAGACAAAAAGGTCACAAAGAAATTTACAGAGGAAGTGAATACCAAATTGAGTTTGTTCCCAAACTAAAATTAGAAATTGTTGTTGATGATAAAATTTTTGAAAAAGTTGTAAATATTATTATCGAAAAAGCTAAAACCGGAAAAATTGGTGATGGCAAAATTTTTATTTCAAATGTTGAAGATGCAATTAGAATTAGAACTGGTGAAAGTGGTTCCGAAGCATTATAA
- the secA gene encoding preprotein translocase subunit SecA: MLTSLIKKVFGDKNSRALKELWPIVDKIKIEYEKIKDFSEDQLKSKTIEFKLKIENETSELRNKISELSEALKSNNFEGDIENTHSELEELNEALDDKFEEILNEILPEAFAVVKATCVKLVGKSWDAAGSKITWNMIPYDVQLLGGVVLHQGKIAEMATGEGKTLVATLPIYLNALSGRGVHIVTVNDYLAKRDSEWMGEIFKFHGLTVGCILNTMDNETRKKIYECDISYGTNNEFGFDYLRDNMAIAKEHLVQRGHNFAIVDEVDSVLIDEARTPLIISGPVGNTEHKFDEMKPKVERLFRKQAGLVASIVQEAEELISKGSDKEKAGIYLLRAHRGFPKNNKLTKLFSEPENKKLMSVTELEFLREKEKRMPEIDEELYYAIDEKNNSINLTEKGREELASGSSEGKEFFVLPDLGTEISKLDNDDSLSNDVKLKKKDELYHLYSERMDRIHTINQLLKAYTLFEKDDEYVITEDGKIAIVDEFTGRILPGRRYSDGLHQAIEAKENVKVERDTQTMATITLQNYFRLYKKLAGMTGTAETEEGEFLQIYKLDVVVIPTNKPVSRDDQDDFIYRTKREKLNAVLEKIKELKDEKRPVLVGTTSVELSETISRMLKRQGIAHNVLNAKQHKSEAEIVAFAGQPGAVTIATNMAGRGTDIKLGEGITEKGGLFILGTERHESRRIDRQLRGRSGRQGDPGTSKFFISLEDDLMRLFSGERVTNIMSKIGFEEGEALTHPMITKSVERAQKKVEENNFAIRKRLLEYDDVMNQQRSVIYSKRQRALEGERLKTEIFELLTEYVEETVNKYFDDVNVDSLKADLLQHLLIEVKLNPEEFEQKGKDGIVDIIIQTAKDFYARKEEMLGSDLMARLERYAVLSVIDDKWKEHLREMDDLKEGIGLRAYGQKDPLVEYKAEAYHLFVSLISEIRNEVISFSFKFFPQQPDDVQARRARQQRMQAVKDSVQNLGLQNSETAKESRNRGKQQPIKVEEKAGRNDPCPCGSGKKYKNCHGRD, encoded by the coding sequence ATGTTAACTAGTTTAATAAAAAAGGTCTTTGGAGATAAAAATTCCCGCGCACTAAAGGAATTATGGCCTATTGTTGACAAAATTAAAATTGAGTACGAAAAAATTAAAGACTTTTCCGAAGATCAATTAAAATCTAAAACTATTGAATTTAAATTGAAGATTGAAAATGAAACTTCTGAATTGCGAAATAAAATTTCAGAATTGAGTGAAGCATTAAAATCAAACAATTTTGAAGGCGATATTGAAAATACTCATAGTGAATTGGAAGAATTAAACGAAGCACTTGATGACAAATTTGAAGAAATCTTAAACGAAATTTTACCGGAAGCTTTCGCGGTTGTTAAGGCAACTTGTGTAAAATTGGTTGGTAAATCTTGGGATGCTGCTGGATCAAAAATTACTTGGAATATGATTCCTTATGATGTTCAGCTTTTAGGCGGCGTTGTTTTACATCAAGGCAAAATTGCAGAAATGGCAACCGGTGAAGGAAAAACTTTAGTTGCAACACTTCCAATTTATTTGAATGCGCTATCCGGTAGAGGAGTTCATATTGTTACCGTTAACGATTATTTAGCAAAACGTGATAGTGAGTGGATGGGAGAAATTTTTAAATTTCATGGATTAACAGTTGGCTGCATTCTAAATACAATGGATAATGAAACTAGAAAAAAAATATATGAATGCGATATCAGTTATGGAACAAATAACGAATTTGGCTTTGATTATTTACGTGATAATATGGCGATTGCAAAAGAACACCTTGTTCAAAGAGGCCATAATTTTGCAATAGTTGATGAGGTTGATTCAGTGTTAATTGATGAAGCAAGAACTCCATTAATTATTTCCGGACCAGTTGGAAATACCGAACATAAATTTGATGAAATGAAACCAAAGGTTGAAAGATTATTTAGAAAGCAAGCAGGCTTGGTAGCATCAATTGTTCAGGAAGCTGAAGAATTAATTTCAAAGGGCAGTGATAAGGAAAAAGCCGGAATATATTTGCTGCGTGCCCACAGAGGTTTTCCAAAAAATAACAAATTGACTAAACTTTTTAGTGAACCGGAAAATAAAAAATTAATGTCGGTAACAGAATTGGAATTCTTGAGAGAAAAAGAAAAACGAATGCCGGAAATTGACGAAGAATTATATTATGCAATTGATGAGAAAAACAACTCAATTAATCTTACAGAAAAAGGAAGAGAAGAATTAGCCTCTGGTTCTTCGGAAGGAAAAGAGTTTTTTGTACTACCGGATTTAGGAACTGAAATAAGCAAACTTGATAATGATGATTCATTAAGTAACGACGTAAAACTTAAGAAGAAAGATGAGCTTTATCATTTGTACAGCGAAAGAATGGATAGAATCCACACAATTAATCAACTACTTAAAGCATATACTTTATTTGAAAAAGATGATGAATACGTAATTACAGAAGATGGAAAAATTGCAATTGTTGATGAATTTACAGGTCGTATTTTGCCGGGACGAAGATATTCAGATGGTTTGCATCAAGCAATTGAAGCTAAAGAAAATGTAAAAGTTGAACGAGATACACAAACGATGGCAACAATTACGCTTCAAAATTATTTTAGGTTATATAAAAAATTAGCTGGAATGACTGGTACTGCTGAAACCGAAGAAGGTGAATTTTTACAAATTTATAAATTGGATGTTGTTGTAATTCCAACAAATAAACCAGTTTCAAGAGATGATCAGGATGATTTTATTTATAGAACAAAAAGAGAAAAACTTAATGCAGTACTTGAAAAAATCAAAGAATTAAAAGATGAAAAAAGGCCGGTTCTTGTTGGAACAACGAGTGTTGAACTTTCTGAAACAATTAGCAGAATGTTGAAAAGACAAGGTATAGCTCATAATGTTTTAAATGCAAAACAGCATAAAAGTGAAGCAGAAATTGTTGCTTTTGCTGGTCAACCAGGAGCTGTTACAATAGCAACAAACATGGCCGGAAGAGGTACGGATATTAAACTTGGCGAAGGAATAACAGAAAAAGGCGGGCTATTTATTTTAGGAACCGAACGTCATGAATCAAGAAGAATTGATAGACAGTTAAGAGGAAGATCCGGGCGACAAGGAGATCCGGGAACCTCAAAGTTTTTTATTTCGCTTGAAGATGATTTAATGAGATTGTTCAGCGGTGAACGTGTAACTAATATAATGAGTAAAATAGGATTTGAAGAAGGTGAAGCTTTAACTCATCCCATGATTACAAAATCTGTAGAAAGAGCACAAAAGAAAGTTGAAGAAAATAACTTTGCAATTAGAAAAAGACTTCTTGAATATGATGATGTTATGAATCAGCAAAGAAGTGTAATTTATTCCAAAAGACAAAGAGCGCTTGAAGGTGAAAGATTAAAGACAGAAATTTTTGAATTATTGACTGAATATGTAGAAGAAACAGTTAATAAATATTTTGATGATGTAAATGTTGATTCTCTAAAAGCTGATTTGTTACAGCATTTATTAATAGAAGTAAAATTAAATCCGGAAGAATTTGAGCAAAAAGGGAAGGATGGAATTGTTGATATTATAATTCAAACTGCTAAAGATTTTTATGCTCGAAAAGAAGAAATGCTCGGTTCGGATTTAATGGCAAGATTAGAAAGATATGCAGTGCTTAGTGTAATTGATGATAAATGGAAAGAACATTTAAGAGAAATGGATGATCTAAAAGAAGGAATTGGTTTACGTGCTTACGGTCAAAAAGATCCTCTTGTGGAATATAAAGCAGAAGCTTATCATTTATTTGTAAGTTTAATTTCAGAAATTAGAAATGAAGTTATTTCATTTAGCTTTAAATTTTTTCCTCAACAACCGGATGATGTTCAAGCTCGTAGAGCAAGACAGCAAAGGATGCAAGCTGTTAAAGATAGTGTTCAAAATTTAGGATTACAGAATTCTGAAACTGCAAAAGAAAGTAGAAATCGAGGAAAACAGCAGCCAATTAAAGTAGAAGAAAAAGCCGGAAGAAATGATCCTTGTCCATGTGGAAGCGGTAAAAAATATAAGAATTGCCACGGTCGTGATTAA
- the arfB gene encoding aminoacyl-tRNA hydrolase, which produces MLQITPNIKIKDEDLKFSFIRSSGPGGQNVNKVSTAVQLKFDVNSSEDLSEEIKLKLIKMGGKKISSKGILLIEAKRFRTQEKNKIDAIERLVAIIKKASIKEKSRNKTKPTKLSEEKRIESKKHKSQIKLQRKKIISE; this is translated from the coding sequence TTGTTACAAATAACACCAAATATTAAAATTAAAGACGAAGATTTGAAATTTTCATTTATTCGATCTTCTGGTCCCGGTGGACAAAATGTAAATAAAGTTTCCACTGCAGTTCAACTTAAGTTTGATGTAAACTCCAGCGAAGATTTATCCGAAGAAATTAAATTGAAATTAATAAAAATGGGTGGAAAGAAAATTTCCTCAAAAGGAATTTTACTAATTGAAGCAAAGCGATTCCGAACTCAAGAAAAAAATAAAATTGATGCAATTGAAAGACTGGTTGCAATTATAAAAAAAGCATCAATAAAAGAAAAATCAAGAAACAAAACCAAACCAACAAAATTATCAGAAGAAAAAAGAATAGAATCTAAAAAACATAAATCGCAAATTAAACTGCAACGAAAAAAAATAATTTCCGAATAA
- a CDS encoding UTP--glucose-1-phosphate uridylyltransferase, which produces MQNNSIKKFISKMEIENLPKIVIDTFEFYYKQLISGERGMLAESEILPIEKLQNSENLGIEFTEFGKKVLKNSVMIKLNGGLGTSMGLSEAKSLLNIKNDLTFLDIIVKQAINSKIPLVLMNSFSTEKKSLEVLKKYPELNHKIPFDFLQHKIPKINSNNFEPAEFKENENLEWCPPGHGEIYSALVTSGMLEKIISNNYEFAFISNSDNLGAVMDLSILGYFAKNKFPFLMEVTERTEADKKGGHLAKLQNGQLVLRESAQCLKEDENDFQNITKHKFFNTNNIWINLKVLQNILNENKNILGLPMIVNKKTVDPRNSNSQSVFQLETAMGSAISVFKNASAICVPRTRFAPVKTTDDLLAVRSDNYILTDDFRVIINPGRKLQPLFVKLDSKHYKLVDDLDEKFPHPISLVNCEKLIINGNYSFGKNVKIVGDVKLENLSESQVIIDDNTIITN; this is translated from the coding sequence TTGCAAAATAATTCAATAAAAAAATTTATAAGTAAAATGGAAATAGAAAATCTTCCCAAAATTGTAATTGATACATTTGAATTTTATTATAAACAACTAATAAGCGGTGAAAGAGGAATGCTTGCAGAATCTGAAATTTTACCGATTGAAAAATTACAAAACTCGGAAAATTTGGGAATTGAATTTACAGAATTTGGCAAAAAGGTTTTGAAAAATTCTGTTATGATAAAATTGAACGGCGGCTTGGGAACAAGCATGGGATTGAGCGAAGCCAAATCATTATTAAATATAAAAAATGATTTAACATTTTTAGATATTATTGTAAAACAAGCAATCAATAGTAAAATTCCATTAGTTTTAATGAATAGTTTTAGTACTGAAAAAAAATCTTTGGAAGTATTAAAAAAGTATCCGGAATTAAATCATAAAATTCCTTTTGATTTTCTTCAGCATAAAATTCCAAAAATAAATTCAAATAATTTTGAGCCGGCAGAATTTAAGGAAAATGAAAATCTTGAATGGTGTCCGCCCGGACACGGCGAAATATATTCTGCACTTGTTACAAGTGGAATGTTGGAAAAAATAATTTCAAACAATTATGAATTTGCTTTTATCTCAAACTCAGATAATCTTGGTGCAGTAATGGATTTAAGCATTTTAGGATATTTTGCAAAGAATAAATTTCCGTTTTTAATGGAAGTTACCGAAAGAACCGAAGCAGATAAAAAAGGCGGACATTTAGCTAAACTGCAAAACGGACAATTAGTTTTACGTGAATCTGCACAGTGTTTAAAAGAAGATGAAAATGATTTTCAAAATATTACAAAACATAAATTTTTTAATACAAATAATATTTGGATCAACTTAAAAGTTCTGCAAAATATTTTAAATGAAAATAAAAATATTCTTGGCTTGCCAATGATTGTAAATAAAAAAACCGTTGATCCGAGAAATTCAAACTCACAAAGTGTATTTCAGTTAGAAACAGCAATGGGTTCTGCTATTTCTGTTTTTAAAAATGCTTCGGCAATTTGTGTCCCCAGAACAAGATTTGCTCCGGTAAAAACTACAGATGATTTATTAGCGGTTCGATCAGATAACTATATTTTGACCGATGATTTTAGAGTAATCATAAATCCGGGAAGAAAATTGCAGCCTTTGTTTGTAAAGTTAGATTCAAAACACTACAAACTTGTTGATGATTTGGATGAAAAATTTCCGCATCCTATTTCTTTAGTTAATTGTGAGAAATTGATCATTAATGGTAATTATTCATTTGGGAAAAATGTTAAAATAGTTGGAGATGTTAAACTCGAAAACTTATCAGAAAGTCAAGTAATTATTGATGATAATACAATTATAACAAATTAA
- the mtaB gene encoding tRNA (N(6)-L-threonylcarbamoyladenosine(37)-C(2))-methylthiotransferase MtaB, which produces MKNRVSLYTLGCKLNFSETSIIGNEFLKNGFTKVEFDEIADVYVINTCTVTENAEKDCRQIVRKALKLNPQAYIIVTGCYAQLRAEEIAKIEGVDAVLGSSEKFKIFELIKEFDKENLSCIYVNSDLNEFNSAHSSDGDDRTRAYFKIQDGCDYKCTFCTIPLARGESRSLDSNLAVKQFTDLVNQGYKEIILTGVNVGDYGKNLNEDLYSLLKKFVNINGDFRIRISSIEPNLLSDEIINLAAENPKICNHFHIPLQSGSDKILKLMQRRYNTTFYKNVIEKVVNKIPDVGIGIDVIIGFPGETEKDFLDTYNFLNELPTSYLHVFTYSERPNTKAILMNEKVSHEEKKRRSSMLRILSEKKKNAFYRKMIGKELKVLFEETEKENYLYGFTSNYVRVKYPFETDLANTFKFVNIKSVNDNICLVENFSKEPNQVEILL; this is translated from the coding sequence ATGAAAAATAGAGTTTCATTATATACGCTTGGCTGCAAATTGAATTTTTCGGAAACTTCAATTATTGGAAATGAATTTTTAAAAAATGGATTTACCAAAGTAGAGTTTGATGAAATTGCAGATGTGTATGTAATTAATACTTGTACCGTAACGGAAAATGCAGAAAAAGATTGTCGACAAATTGTTAGGAAAGCATTGAAGTTAAATCCGCAAGCTTACATAATTGTTACGGGATGTTATGCACAATTACGCGCTGAAGAAATTGCAAAAATTGAAGGAGTTGATGCAGTTTTAGGAAGTTCTGAGAAATTTAAAATATTTGAATTAATTAAAGAATTTGATAAAGAAAACCTTTCGTGCATTTACGTAAACTCAGATTTAAATGAATTTAATTCTGCGCATTCATCAGATGGCGATGATAGAACTCGCGCTTATTTCAAAATTCAAGATGGCTGCGATTATAAATGTACGTTTTGCACAATTCCTTTAGCTCGCGGAGAAAGCAGAAGTTTAGATTCTAACTTAGCAGTAAAGCAATTCACAGATTTGGTAAATCAAGGTTACAAAGAAATAATTTTAACCGGTGTAAATGTTGGCGATTATGGAAAAAATTTAAATGAAGATTTATATTCATTATTAAAAAAGTTTGTAAATATTAATGGAGATTTTAGAATTCGCATAAGTTCAATTGAGCCAAATTTATTATCTGATGAAATTATAAATCTCGCTGCAGAAAATCCAAAAATCTGTAATCATTTTCACATTCCGCTTCAAAGTGGAAGTGATAAAATTCTAAAACTTATGCAAAGAAGATACAACACAACTTTTTATAAAAATGTAATTGAAAAAGTTGTAAATAAAATTCCGGATGTTGGAATTGGAATTGATGTAATAATAGGATTTCCCGGAGAAACCGAAAAAGATTTTTTGGATACATATAATTTCTTAAATGAACTTCCGACTTCATATTTACACGTTTTTACATATTCGGAAAGACCAAATACAAAAGCAATTTTGATGAATGAAAAAGTTTCGCATGAAGAAAAGAAACGACGAAGCAGTATGCTTAGAATTTTAAGTGAAAAGAAAAAAAATGCATTTTACAGAAAAATGATTGGAAAAGAATTAAAAGTTTTATTTGAAGAAACTGAAAAAGAAAATTATTTATATGGTTTTACATCAAATTATGTAAGAGTTAAATATCCCTTTGAAACTGACTTGGCAAATACTTTCAAATTTGTTAACATTAAAAGTGTTAATGATAATATTTGTTTAGTAGAAAATTTTTCCAAAGAACCAAACCAAGTAGAAATTTTATTATGA